The window CATAATCCTAAGAAGAAAGTCACTACCCAGCAACAGTTCTCTCTTGCTTCCTTGCTCTCATTTCCTGTTTCTCTCTATTctcaattctttcattttcttcatcatccCATCGTCTTGCCATGGAGAAGAACACCAACACAAATGCCAATACcaatatcaatatcaacatTGATGCGGTATCCGAGACCTCTCCCGACCAACGCCACCGTCGAGAAAGGTCTCCAATGGCAGCTTCTCCACCACCACCTGCTCGCATTATCGATGACATAAATAACCCTCCCACTGATGTCATCGAACCCTCGTCCTCGATAGTAGTGGCGGCCCCGGAAAGCGTTACACCAGGCGACGTAAGACGGCGCCAAAGTGTAAACGCAATGTTCGACGTCGGAACATCATCACACGAGCACGTTGGAGGAAGTTCCGACGTCGAAGCGGGGAAAAAAAGAGGACGAGGGGATGGAGGAGAGCAGCAGCAGCAGGTGAAAGCtgcaaagaaaaaaggagagCTAACGGAGGTTCCAAAGGGTGAGCCAAGATGTGCAACATGTAACAAAGTGTTCAAATCGTGGAAAGCACTATTTGGACACTTAAGGTCTCACCCTGAACGGACCTACCGTGGAGCTCTTCCTCCGCCAACCGCCGCCGAACTTGACATTCGCCGTTGTCAGCAGCAGCTCGCTTCCACTTTGCTGACAGTAGCTCAGCAAGTGTCAGCGTCCAGAAGAGGGCTGGATATTGATCTCAACCAACCCTCTACTGCTGACGACGGTGACTCGCCGGACAACACCAGAGACGCCGGGTTTGATCTGAACCTCGAACCCCCGCCGGAGAGTGACGACGAGAAGTGAGATCGGCAGTGCGgatgtatataataataattagaaatacCATCAACACTTATTTGTATAGATATCGGAATAAAAGATTCCAATTTTTTGAGCCAACATTTCGAATGTTCTTCATTTCGGGTTCTTCGCATTTTGCTACTCATGCATGCATGTTTAGGATATTGCATTGCCAGCGCCTGCATTTCGAAATTAATCCCTcactaatattaattaatgcgTAACTATTAACAATAAACATCTCCCcctcaaaataaatacatcttaattaataattaacaatattttatatttgaacattaaacataaactttaacaataatgtatttattatatatcaaacataaattgatattttaaaaatcagcTTATTCATTAATCACTATATAGTTCCTTTAAGAAAACATGTTTGTGtagtataaaatataaaaacgtttagaaaatttgttcaatactaattaattccaaattttgagaccaataataaaaattgaccaggttatttaattatttagggTTGTTTGGATTaagtggaaaaaaaatatttatcaataatactttttattttaaacacttttttttaagcaaatttaaaatttaaacacataGTTTGAcgagatttt of the Cucumis sativus cultivar 9930 chromosome 3, Cucumber_9930_V3, whole genome shotgun sequence genome contains:
- the LOC105435052 gene encoding uncharacterized protein LOC105435052 gives rise to the protein MEKNTNTNANTNININIDAVSETSPDQRHRRERSPMAASPPPPARIIDDINNPPTDVIEPSSSIVVAAPESVTPGDVRRRQSVNAMFDVGTSSHEHVGGSSDVEAGKKRGRGDGGEQQQQVKAAKKKGELTEVPKGEPRCATCNKVFKSWKALFGHLRSHPERTYRGALPPPTAAELDIRRCQQQLASTLLTVAQQVSASRRGLDIDLNQPSTADDGDSPDNTRDAGFDLNLEPPPESDDEK